In Morococcus cerebrosus, a single genomic region encodes these proteins:
- a CDS encoding ABC transporter permease: MTDKPFQTMKTHTSNPTWQAFKQHKRGWFALRVLAVLFAVALLAPLWSNDKPLWIRYQGEYYFPLVNEYNETVFGGDFDTPADYLDPLIRGNITSNGNYAVYLPNPYDADTLNDFDTQPDPASPSERHLLGTDDRGRDVLARLVYGFRDSLLFALALTLVTTVIGVITGAVQGYFGGKTDLLMQRFIEIWGGMPELYLLIILSSFFNPSLLILLALLSLFGWMGLSDYVRAEFLKNRQADYVLAARSMGVGNRAIMWRHILPNSLTPVLAFLPFRISGAVLALTSLDFLGLGVPASQASLGELLAQGKDNLDAWWIGLSTVGTLTVMLLLLVMIGEGLRQAFDVRARG; the protein is encoded by the coding sequence ATGACTGATAAACCTTTCCAAACCATGAAAACACACACCTCAAACCCCACTTGGCAGGCATTCAAACAACACAAACGCGGCTGGTTCGCGTTGCGGGTTTTAGCCGTTTTGTTCGCCGTCGCGCTGCTTGCGCCTTTGTGGAGCAACGACAAGCCCTTGTGGATACGTTATCAGGGCGAATATTATTTTCCGCTGGTAAACGAATACAACGAAACCGTGTTCGGCGGCGATTTCGACACGCCTGCCGATTACCTCGATCCGCTGATACGCGGCAACATCACGTCAAACGGTAATTACGCCGTTTATCTGCCCAATCCCTACGACGCCGATACGCTCAATGATTTCGACACGCAGCCTGACCCTGCAAGTCCGTCCGAAAGGCACTTGCTCGGCACGGACGACCGCGGTCGTGATGTCTTGGCGCGTTTGGTTTACGGATTCCGCGATTCCCTGTTGTTCGCCCTTGCGCTGACTTTGGTAACGACCGTAATCGGCGTGATCACCGGCGCGGTGCAGGGTTATTTCGGCGGCAAGACCGACCTTTTGATGCAGCGTTTTATCGAAATCTGGGGCGGGATGCCGGAGCTTTACCTCTTGATTATCCTGTCTTCGTTTTTTAATCCCAGTTTGTTGATTTTGCTGGCGTTGCTGTCGCTGTTTGGTTGGATGGGGCTGTCCGACTACGTCCGCGCCGAGTTTTTGAAAAACCGTCAGGCAGATTACGTTTTGGCGGCGCGTTCGATGGGCGTGGGCAACCGCGCGATTATGTGGCGGCACATCCTGCCCAACAGCCTGACGCCCGTATTGGCGTTTCTGCCTTTTCGTATCTCCGGCGCGGTGCTTGCGCTGACCAGCTTGGATTTCCTCGGTTTGGGCGTTCCCGCGTCGCAGGCGAGTTTGGGCGAACTCTTGGCGCAGGGCAAGGACAACTTAGACGCTTGGTGGATAGGCTTGTCCACCGTCGGTACGCTGACGGTTATGCTGCTTTTGCTGGTGATGATAGGCGAGGGCTTGCGGCAGGCGTTTGACGTGCGCGCTAGGGGATAG
- a CDS encoding fatty acid--CoA ligase, translating into MNQTHNTNFYEMLTAACRKNGKGTAVFNDKEKTTYHALKQEVDAVAAYLQNMGVKFGDKVALAVSNSPEFISAYFAVSAIGAVAVPMNTFLKNNEYAYILNDCKARFMFASAGLQKELKGLKKQTRVEKIIWIGEAKAADEADVRFEEARRFSGTPDLSHQPKIDDLAHIIYTSGTTGHPKGALISYGNLFSNLEGIERIFKITKRDRFVVFLPMFHSFTLTAMVLLPIYMACSIILVKSVFPFSNVLKQVLFKRATVFLGVPAIYTAMSKAKIPWYFRWFNLVRLFISGGAPLAEQTILDFKAKFPRAKLLEGYGLSECSPVVAVNTPERQKARSVGIALPGLEVKAVNDELVEVPTGEVGELIVKGGSVMQGYLNMRDATDEAIVNGWLKTGDFVTIDEDGFIFIVDRKKDLIISKGQNVYPREIEEAIYKLDAVEAAAVIGVKDQYADEEIIAFIQLKDGETLDEADVRAHLRGHLANFKIPKQIYFKDELPKNATGKVLKRVLKEQFQK; encoded by the coding sequence ATGAACCAAACACACAATACAAACTTCTACGAAATGCTGACCGCTGCCTGCCGTAAAAACGGCAAAGGGACTGCGGTGTTCAATGATAAAGAAAAAACCACTTACCATGCACTCAAGCAGGAAGTCGATGCCGTAGCCGCATATCTGCAAAATATGGGCGTCAAATTCGGCGACAAAGTGGCTTTGGCGGTATCCAATTCGCCGGAGTTTATCAGCGCCTATTTTGCCGTCTCCGCCATCGGCGCGGTTGCCGTACCGATGAATACGTTTTTGAAAAACAACGAATACGCGTATATTTTGAACGACTGTAAAGCGCGGTTTATGTTTGCTTCGGCAGGTTTGCAGAAAGAATTGAAGGGGCTGAAAAAACAGACCCGCGTCGAGAAAATCATTTGGATAGGAGAAGCGAAAGCAGCGGACGAAGCCGATGTGCGTTTTGAAGAAGCGCGCCGTTTTTCGGGTACGCCCGATTTGAGCCACCAGCCGAAAATCGATGATTTGGCGCATATTATTTACACTTCCGGCACGACAGGCCACCCAAAAGGCGCATTGATCAGCTATGGCAACCTGTTCTCCAACCTTGAGGGCATCGAGCGCATCTTTAAGATTACCAAACGCGACCGCTTCGTCGTGTTCCTGCCGATGTTCCACAGCTTTACGCTGACGGCCATGGTGTTGCTGCCGATTTATATGGCGTGTTCGATTATTTTGGTGAAATCCGTTTTCCCGTTCTCCAATGTTTTGAAACAGGTTTTATTCAAACGCGCGACCGTGTTTTTAGGCGTGCCCGCGATTTACACCGCCATGAGCAAGGCGAAAATCCCTTGGTATTTCAGATGGTTCAACCTCGTCCGTCTGTTTATCAGCGGCGGCGCGCCTTTGGCGGAACAAACCATCCTCGACTTTAAAGCGAAGTTCCCGCGTGCCAAGCTTTTGGAAGGCTACGGCTTGAGCGAATGCTCGCCCGTCGTCGCCGTCAACACGCCCGAAAGGCAAAAAGCCCGCAGCGTCGGCATCGCCTTGCCCGGATTGGAAGTCAAAGCCGTCAACGACGAATTGGTCGAAGTACCGACGGGCGAAGTGGGCGAACTCATCGTCAAAGGCGGTTCGGTCATGCAGGGCTACCTGAATATGCGCGATGCCACGGACGAAGCCATCGTCAACGGCTGGCTGAAAACAGGCGATTTTGTCACGATAGACGAAGACGGCTTTATCTTTATCGTCGACCGCAAAAAAGACCTGATTATTTCCAAAGGGCAAAACGTTTATCCGCGCGAAATCGAAGAGGCGATTTACAAACTTGACGCCGTCGAAGCCGCAGCCGTCATCGGTGTGAAAGACCAATATGCCGACGAAGAAATCATTGCCTTTATCCAACTCAAAGACGGCGAAACGTTGGACGAAGCCGACGTGCGCGCCCATTTGCGCGGACATTTGGCGAATTTCAAAATCCCCAAACAGATTTACTTTAAAGACGAACTGCCGAAAAACGCCACGGGCAAAGTGTTGAAACGGGTGTTGAAAGAGCAGTTTCAGAAATAA
- a CDS encoding ABC transporter ATP-binding protein, whose amino-acid sequence MTKPILEIENLNAFFPGKQVLHNVSLSVQTGRKLALVGESGSGKTVLAQGIMRLNPLVSFDGRLKFDGNDLLTQSERALQKLRGREIGMVFQEPMTALNPVMRVGAQIAEVLTLHLGLDKKQAWARAVELLAETGIREPEQKAFAYPFQLSGGQRQRAMIAMAVAAEPKLLIADEPTTALDVAVQAQILDLLARLQQAHNMTMLYITHDLNLVCRFADDVAVMRGGRIVETGAAAEVFARPQHEYTQMLLNAGAARKVVPLADNPATVLQAEQLSVAVKETAGWFKKRSKTLLEPVSFDLKAGETLGIIGESGCGKTTLAKAVMHLIDAEGRLKINGEAWTRESRRDIQMVFQDPFGAFNPRMNVFNIVSEALRVHEPDLSRAEMRQRVQDVLRQVGLPEDALERYPHAFSGGQRQRLAIARAIIVRPKILVLDEPTSALDVQWQQQILELLADLQKKHGLSLIIISHDLAVIRALSHRVMVLKDGKIVEEGGCETVFANPSSDYTRHLMSFRAG is encoded by the coding sequence ATGACAAAACCCATCCTTGAAATTGAAAACCTAAACGCCTTTTTCCCCGGCAAGCAAGTCCTGCACAATGTCAGCCTGAGCGTACAGACCGGCAGGAAACTGGCATTGGTCGGTGAGAGCGGCAGCGGTAAAACTGTGTTGGCGCAGGGCATTATGCGGCTGAATCCGCTGGTGTCGTTTGACGGTCGTCTGAAATTTGACGGCAACGATTTGCTGACCCAATCCGAACGTGCCCTGCAAAAGCTGCGCGGGCGGGAAATCGGCATGGTGTTCCAAGAACCGATGACCGCGCTTAACCCCGTGATGCGCGTCGGCGCGCAGATTGCCGAAGTGCTGACCCTGCATCTGGGTTTGGACAAAAAACAGGCATGGGCGAGGGCGGTCGAACTCTTGGCGGAAACCGGCATCCGCGAGCCTGAGCAGAAAGCCTTTGCCTATCCCTTCCAGCTTTCTGGCGGACAGCGGCAGCGGGCGATGATTGCGATGGCGGTTGCCGCCGAACCCAAGCTCTTGATTGCCGACGAACCGACCACCGCCTTGGATGTCGCCGTGCAGGCGCAGATTCTCGATTTGTTGGCGCGCTTGCAGCAGGCGCACAACATGACCATGCTCTACATCACCCACGACCTGAACCTTGTCTGCCGCTTTGCGGACGACGTCGCCGTGATGCGCGGCGGACGCATTGTCGAAACGGGCGCAGCGGCGGAAGTGTTCGCCCGTCCGCAACACGAATACACGCAAATGCTGTTGAACGCCGGCGCCGCGCGCAAGGTCGTACCTTTGGCGGACAACCCCGCCACCGTCTTGCAGGCGGAGCAGCTTTCCGTCGCCGTCAAAGAAACGGCAGGCTGGTTCAAAAAACGCAGCAAAACCCTGCTGGAGCCGGTTTCCTTCGATTTGAAAGCGGGCGAAACGCTGGGCATCATCGGAGAAAGCGGCTGCGGTAAAACCACGCTGGCAAAAGCCGTGATGCACCTTATCGATGCGGAAGGCCGTCTGAAAATCAACGGTGAAGCTTGGACGCGCGAATCGAGACGCGACATCCAAATGGTGTTCCAAGACCCGTTCGGCGCATTCAACCCGCGCATGAACGTCTTTAACATCGTTTCCGAAGCCTTGCGCGTCCACGAACCCGATTTGTCCCGCGCAGAAATGCGGCAGCGCGTGCAAGACGTATTGCGGCAGGTCGGACTGCCCGAAGACGCGCTCGAACGCTATCCACACGCCTTTTCCGGCGGACAACGCCAGCGGCTCGCCATTGCCCGCGCCATCATCGTCCGCCCGAAAATCCTCGTTTTGGACGAACCGACCAGCGCGCTCGACGTACAATGGCAGCAACAGATTCTGGAGCTGCTCGCCGATTTGCAGAAAAAACACGGTCTCAGCCTCATCATCATCAGCCACGACCTCGCCGTCATCCGCGCCCTGTCGCACCGCGTGATGGTGCTGAAAGACGGCAAAATCGTCGAAGAGGGCGGCTGCGAAACCGTATTTGCCAACCCTTCCAGCGATTACACGCGCCATCTGATGAGCTTTAGGGCAGGCTGA
- the trxA gene encoding thioredoxin TrxA — protein MSSELIIHTTDANFEQDVLKSDVPVLLDFWAPWCGPCKMIAPILDDIAAEFEGRLKVVKLNIDENEATPAKFGVRGIPTLMVFKNGENVATKVGALAKGQLTAFVNASLA, from the coding sequence ATGAGCAGCGAACTGATTATCCACACCACCGATGCAAATTTCGAACAAGACGTTTTGAAATCCGACGTTCCCGTATTGCTCGACTTCTGGGCACCTTGGTGCGGCCCTTGCAAAATGATCGCTCCGATTTTGGACGACATCGCCGCCGAATTTGAAGGTCGTCTGAAAGTCGTCAAACTCAACATCGACGAAAACGAAGCCACCCCTGCTAAATTCGGCGTACGCGGTATCCCGACGCTGATGGTGTTCAAAAACGGCGAAAACGTCGCCACCAAAGTCGGCGCTTTGGCAAAAGGTCAATTGACTGCATTTGTAAACGCTTCTTTGGCTTAA